The nucleotide sequence GAAGCTGGTCCGATGATTCGCAAAGGTGATATGAAATCATCAACATGGCTGCAAGCATATGAGAAATCTAATGTAGCTGTGGGCCTTGACTGCGGATTACCAGGCCGAGCGCAAATTGGTAAAGGAATGTGGGCAATGCCGGAGATGATGGCTGCTATGCTTGAGCAGAAGGATGGGCAATTACGTGCTGGTGCAAATACAGCATGGGTTCCATCACCAACTGCAGCAACGTTGCATGCTCTTCATTACCATCAAGTTGACGTACCAGCTATTCAGCAAGAGCTTATTAAGAATTCACAAGACTTAACTGATGCCATTCTTGAGCTTCCACTAGCTGAACAGCCAGACTGGAGTGCAGAGGAAGTGCAACAGGAGCTGGATAATAACGCCCAAGGTATCTTAGGATATGTTGTTCGTTGGGTAGAGCATGGTGTTGGCTGCTCGAAGGTACCAGACATTAATAATATTGGTCTAATGGAAGACCGTGCAACATTACGTATTTCCAGTCAGCATATGGCGAACTGGTTACATCATGGTATTTGTACAGAAGAGCAAGTGCTTGAAACGATGAAGCGGATGGCAAAAGTCGTTGATGAGCAGAATGCGGATGATCCAAATTATCGTCCAATGGCTGCTGACTATGATAACTCAGTTGCTTTCCAAGCAGCTTGTGACCTCGTCTTCAAAGGTCGCGAGCAGCCAAGTGGTTATACTGAGCCAATTCTACATCGCCGTCGTATTGAAGCGAAAGCAAAGCTTGTTACACAATAATGAAGTGAAAGCTGGCTTTAAAGCAGAAGATGCTTTGAAGCCAGCTTTTTCTATTGGTAGAGAAAATATGTCCAATGCTCTTGCCCGGCGTAATATGTTATATTTTTAAGGTATCAAGAGAAATGGACAGAGGAGTTGAGGGGATGGAGAAGAAGGTTTTACTTGTAGATGGCATGGCTTTGTTATTCCGCGCATTTTATGCAACGGCTATGAGTGGCTATTATATGATAAATAGTAAAGGGATACCGACGAATGCTATCCATGGGTTTGTGAAGCATTTGCTGACGGCGAAAAATGAAGTGGAGCCAACCCATATTATTTGCTGCTGGGATATGGGAAGCAAAACATTTCGCACAGAATTATATCCAGACTATAAGGCAAACCGAGGTGAACCACCTGTCGAGCTCGTACCACAGTTTGACTTGGTGAAAGAAGTTGTCGAAGCATTTGATATTCCGAATGTTGGATTAGAAGGCTATGAAGCAGATGATTGTATCGGTACGTTAGCGAGTATCTATGAAAAAGAAGCAAAGGTAACAGTCTTAACAGGTGACCAAGACCTCTATCAGCTCATTACGCCTAACGTTGAAATTATGCTTTTGCAAAAAGGCTACGGAAACTATAAATATATGAATGAAGAACAATTACTTCTTGAAAAAGAGCTATCACCAAAGCAGATTATTGATCTTAAGGCAATGATGGGTGATACAAGCGATAATTATCCAGGTGTTAAAGGAATCGGTGAGAAGACTGCAGTCAAATTTCTATTAAAATACGAATCAATTGACGGTGTGCTTTCTAACTTAGATTCCCTTACAAAAGCACAGCGTACGAAAATCGAAGGTAACTTGGATATGCTGCATCTATCACGTGAGCTTGCTGAGATTAAATGTGATGTACCATTAGCTTGCAGCTTAGAGGAAGGGCTGATTACGATTAACGAGAGCAGAGCTCGGGCCAAGCTAGAAGAACTAGAATTTAAAAATATAGATAAATTGATGAGGTAAGGAAGTTAACTGCGAAAGCTGGCTTTTAACTTGTTAATGTTCACGAACCCTTACGAATGTGATAATGTTAAAAATAGAAAGAAAAGGAGGAATATTTATGTCAAATCAACAAGATAATAACAATAACGCACTACCACCAAAAACATGTGAAATAGAGCGTCTCGTAACAGTTCCAGAAGATGTAGAAAAAGTAATTGCTGGGAAAAAGACAGCAACACGTCGAAATGGCCGCTATGCTGATATTGGTGAAGTAATGGAGCTTAAAGGACATAAATTTGTTGTGGAAAAGGTGTATTCACAAACGTTAGGTGAATTAACAGACGACAACGCACGTGAAGAAGGCTATGAGAATCTAGAAGAGTATAAGCAATCCATTTTATCAATTCATCCAGGAATGCCGTGGCTCCCACACATGTCTGTATGGGTTCATGAGTTTCGTGCCCTCTAGGCCTACAAAGTAGCGTAGAAGTGCATGATCTATAAATTAATTCTTTACATTCATATTGCGAGTGTGATTTTGGCCATTGGTCCTTTTTTTGTGTTAATTCCAATGGTCAAAAGACTGCGCGGGATGGAAGCAGAGATGCTAAAGGTATATTTGTTTCCATTTCGGTATGCAGTCCAATTAACGAAGCATGCGGGCCATGTTCTATTTACAACGGGAATTTTGCTTATTCTGTTAGGTCCGTGGTCTTGGACAGCCCCGTGGATGATTATGACAATTATTCTGCTCGCGAGCTCTTTATTTTTTCTTGCAAATGCCTTTTCACCAAAGATTCGAAAGCTCACACAATTAGGTCAAGACAGAGAGCAAACTTTGAAAGAACTAAGCCGTTCAATTTGGATTTACATTCTTCTATTAATGGCTGTTCTATGGCTAATGGTGTCAAAGCCAATGCTGTGGTAAACCCAAAGTCAGCGTATAGCTGGCTTATTTTTACATAAAAAAGAGGGAACAAAAGCAATGGAATCCTTTACGGACAGAGCGCTAACAATCATTAAAAACATCCCTGAAGGAAAAGTGATGACATATGGGCAAATTGCAAAGCTGGCTGGAAGTCCTCGTGGGGCTAGGCAGGTAGTCCGAATTCTTCATTCCATGAGTAAAAAACATAAGCTTCCATGGCATCGTGTCATCAATGCTAAAGGTCAAATTGGCTTACAAGATGAAGCTTCCTTTCAAGTTCAGAAGCTTTCTCTTGAAAGTGAAGGAGTAGTAGTGAGTGACAAAGGAATGATTAACTTAGCGCACTTTCAATACTCTCCTGACACAGATTGATCTACCTTAAATTGGAATAATAATTTGGAAGCGCTATCAGTTATAGTGAAAGTAAGAGGTGACACAAATGGAGACGATGAGTGTAAAGGAATTGAAAAAACAAAATAAAGAATTACTTGAACGTAATAAAGAACTCGAATTAATATTTGATTCTTCATTTGATGAAATCTTTGTCACGGATGGGAATGGCGTCACACTTAGTGTGAATTCCGCCTGTGAACGGTATTATGGAAGGCCTGCTGAAGAGTTAATCGGGAAAACGGGAAAAGAGCTTGAAGAAATGGGTGTGTTTGACCACTCTGTAACGAAGAAGGTAATGGAATCAAAGAAGCAATTTACGATGTTCCAAAAGACGAGTAAAGGGCGTTTTTTACTTGTAACAGCAAATCCGGTGCTTAATGAGGATGGGGAATTAACGAGAGTGATCTGTACCTCGAAGGATTTAACGGAAGTTTCACGGCTGAAAAAGAAGCTTGAAGAAATGGAAAGCTTGCTTGAACAATATAATGATGAGCTTGAGGAGCTGAAATATAAGCAGTCTTCAGATTACATTTATGAAAGCAAGAAAATGCAGCATGTGATGGATATGATCGATAAGGTTGCTGAAACAGAAGCGACAGTCTTAATCCTTGGAGAATCAGGTGTTGGAAAAACAGCTCTAGCGAAAAAAATCCATAAACAAAGCTTCCGCAGTAATAAAAAGTTTCTTACTGTGAATTGTGGTGCTTTGCCTGAGAACTTGATTGAATCTGAATTGTTCGGTTATGAAGAAGGAGCATTTACTGGCGCGAAAAAAGGTGGAAAAAAAGGCGTGTTCGAAAGTGCAGATGGAGGGACAATTTTCTTAGATGAGATTGGCGAAATTCCGTTGCATCTTCAAGTGAAGCTTCTGCATGTCCTACAAGAAAAGAAGATCAGTCGCATAGGTGGAAGTGAGAGCATTGCAGTAAATGTTCGAGTGATTGTAGCTACAAACAAGTCATTAGAACGTATGGTGGAGGAGAAGACATTTCGTGAAGATTTGTATTACCGTCTTAATGTATTCCCGATAGAAATTCCATCTATTAAAGAGCGCAAGGAAGATATTCTGCCATTAGTGAATCACTTTGTCGACAGAATGAATCATAAATATGAAAAAGACGTTACCCTTTCAACTGAAGTAATGCGAAGATTACTGAACTATGATTGGCCGGGTAATATTCGAGAGCTTGAAAATATGATTGAAAGGCTAGTGGTAACCGCTGCAGATTCTGTATTGTTGCCTGATGAATTACCTGAGAAGCTTCAAGCCGTTCCAGTTCCAGAAGAGATAACCTTAAGTGAACCCGAATCACTTAAAAGCTTTCTAGATGAGCGCGAAAGAGAGTTATTTCAATCCCTCTATGAGAAGTATCAATCCTCTTATAAAGTAGCGGAAGTATTAAAGATAAGTCAATCCACCGCAAATCGAAAAATCCAAAAGTATATAAGTCGAAAATGAATCGCAACCCAAATTTGACTCGTCTATTTACGTGAAACGGAGTCATTTATGGGTTGTTTCTTTATTTAGGTCCTAATGAAATTTTCTCTCTGAGCCTTGTATGCAAGGCTTTTTCTTGTTTTTTAGATGAAGTAGAAAATTTGGCACGCTTCTTGCAACAAGTATAAGTAAACCATTAAAAAAGGAGTGGCGTACCGATGACGACAAAGCAGACGAAATATATTCAACTGAAAACAGAGTTACCTGGACCGAAATCCAAAGAATTGATGAAACGGAAAGATGAGAATGTGCCGCGTGGGCCGTTTAATACATCACCGGCATTTATTGAAAGTGCTGAGGGGGCTTTAATTAAGGACATTGACGGCAACACACTCATTGACTTAGCGGGAGCGATTGGTTCATTGAATGCAGGACATTGCCCGCCGAGTGTTGTGAAAGCTGTTCAAGCACAAGTGGAGAAGTATATTCATCCATGCTTTCATGTCATGATGTATGAACCGTATATTCAACTGGCTGAAAAATTAAATGAAATTACACCAGGTGATTCAAAGAAGAAAACATTCTTCTTGAATTCTGGAGCCGAGGCAGTTGAGAATGCTGTGAAAATTGCTCGAAAATATACAGGCAGACGGGCGGTTGTTTCCTTTGACCGTGGCTATCATGGTCGTACATTGATGACAATGTCGTTAACGAGTAAAGTAAAGCCATATAAAAATGGCTTCGGTCCTTTTGCGCCGGACACGTATAAGCTTCGTCATCCTTATTACTACCGTAAGCCAGAAGGAATGACGAATGAACAGCTTGATGAATATTTGCTAAAGCAGTTAAATGACTTTTTCTTAGGAGAAGTGCCTCCTGAAGATGTAGCGGCGTTTATTATGGAGCCGATCCAAGGGGAAGGCGGCTTTATCATCCCATCTAAAAACTTTGTTCAGAAAGTTCGCGCGATTTGTGAAGAGCACGGTATTTTATTTATTTCTGATGAGGTGCAAACAGGCTTCGGACGTACAGGCAAAATGTTTGCTTCTGAGCACTTTGATATTGAGCCAGACCTTATTACGATGTCAAAATCAATCGCAGCTGGGATGCCGATTAGTGCGGTAACTGGCAAAGCTGAAATAATGGAAGCGCCAAACCCAGGGGAAATTGGCGGAACATATGGTGGAAGCCCGTTAGGCTGTGTTGCAGCATTGGAAGTGATTAAGCTTCTTGAAGAAGATGGATTGATTGAGAGAGCAAATGAAGTAGGTGCCATTATTACAAATCGCTTTAAGGAAATGCAAACGAAATATGATGTGATTGGTGAAGTGCGCGGGCTTGGGGCAATGTGCGCAATGGAAATTGTAAAAGACCAAGATTCCAAGGAGCCAAACAAGGAACTAACAGGCAAAATTATTGCTGAATGTAACCGTAGAGGTGTCATTATTCTTGGTGCAGGCTTGTATGGAAATGTTATTCGGGTATTGAGCCCATTCGTTATTACAGACGACCAGCTGAATGAAGCTTTAGATGTGATTGAAGATGTCATACTCAACTTGAAATAGAAAGGGGCAGAAAGAATGGAAACGACTGTTGTGAAGAAAGATCTTTATATTGGCGGGACGTCAGTGGAGACGGCTAACTATACAGCGCTGTATTCGCCTTATTCAGAAGAGAAAATTGCTGATATTGCAGAGGCTACTGTGGCTGACGTTCATTATGCGATTGAAACGGCGTTGAAAGCACAGACTGTATTAAAGAAAATGCCTGCGCATAAGCGTGCTGTCATTTTAGAGAATATTGCAAGGTTAATGGATGAGCGGGCAGAGGAAGCTGCGAAAATTATTGCAACAGAAGCTTCAAAGCCGCTTAGCACAGCAAGAGGAGAAGTAGCACGTACGGTACAAACATACAAGTTTGCGGCTGAAGAAGCGAAGCGGATCAGTGGGGAAACAATCCCATTAGATGCTGCCCCAGGTGGAGAAAATCGAATTGCCTACACAGTTCGTGAGCCAATCGGGGTGGTGGCAGCAATAACGCCGTTTAATTTTCCAATGAATTTAGTCGCGCACAAAGTCGGTCCGGCGATTGCGGCTGGAAACCCGGTTGTACTGAAGCCTGCGGAGCAAACGCCGTTGTCATCTTTCTTTCTTGCGGAAATTGCAGAGGAAGCTGGATTGCCAGCTGGTTGCTTGAATGTCGTCACTGGTGAAGGAGCGGTTGTTGGGGAAGCGTTAGTTGTAGATGAGCGGGTAAAAGCTGTCACATTTACCGGAAGCCCAGAGGTTGGAATCGGAATCCGCAGCAAGGCAGGGTTAAAGAAAGTAACACTTGAATTAGGCTCGAATTCAGGTGTTATTGTAGATGAAAATGTCGATCTCGATAAGATGGTTCGGCGTGCTGTACTCGGATCGTTTGCCTTTCAAGGACAGGTTTGTATTTCTTTGCAACGAATTTATGTGCATGAAAACAGCTACGACGAGTTTGTAGAAAAGTTTGTTGCAGAAACGAAAAAGCTGAAAGTCGGCGACCCGCTTGACGAAGAGACTGAAGTAGCCGCGTTAATTTCGAAAAAAGATGTTGAGCGTACAATTGACTGGATTAAAGAAGCTGTTGAAAGTGGAGCAGAGCTTGCATGCGGCGGGACAGCAGAAGGAAATGTTTTGTCACCGACAGTTATTTTGCAAGCGGACCCGAACGTGAAAGTGTCATGTCAGGAAGTCTTCGCCCCAATTGTGATTATTAATAAAATTTCATCTGTGAAACAAGCAATTGACTATATGAATGACTCAAAGTATGGGTTGCAAGCAGGGATCTATACAAATGATATGAATGTAGGGTTTGACGCTGTTGATAATTTAGAAGTTGGCGGAGTACTTATTAATGATATCCCAACTTTCCGTGTTGACCATATGCCGTACGGCGGCGTTAAGCAAAGTGGAACGGGTAGAGAAGGCATCAAATATGCAATTGAAGAAATGACAGAAATGAAACTAGTCATTGTTAATCGCAATTAAATTATGAAAGAGATAAGCTGCTTCTGTTTAGAAGTGGCTTATTTTTTATGTTTGATCTTTCAAATATGAAATTAATTATTTCAAAGTTGAAATTATGGTTTTATTTTTGTTCTGTTTAGAAAAGTGAGAAAACTAAAAATGTTGCTAAAAAAATTTCCAACTTGGGCTATATACACGTTTATAAGTGTTTTAAATAATATTGGCACGCATATTGCATATTAAAAAAGTGAAAATTCAAAATTGCAAAAAGAGGTGAAGGTAATGGCTGAAAAGACTGAGCCAACAATCAGATATGAACATGGCGGAGATGAATTCGTGTTCGTAGAACTATCAGAGTCTATGACATTAGAAGCGATGTTCAAAGGAATGGCAATTACAAATAAACTATCAGAACAACAATTACCAGGCATCATTGATATATGTCCAGGAAATGCATCTTATATGATTCGTGTGAACCCAGATGTGCTTCATCCTAATGACCTTATTCAAGAGCTTAAAGAAATCGAAGCATCTCTTTCAGATTATGAAGACATTCAAATTCATTCAAGGCTTGTTGATGTGCCGGTGCTATTCGAAGACCCGTGGACACATGAAGCGCTAATGAGGTTTCGCGATAATCATCAAGACCCAGAATCAACAGATTTAGAATACTCCGCACGTATTAATGGCTTTGAATCGAAGGAAGCACTTATTCAAAATATAGTCGACTTTCCTTTTCTCGTCTCCATGCTAGGGTTTGTACCTGGTCTGCCTTTTACATTCCAATTAACCTCACAAGATAAGCAAATTGAGGTACCGAAATATGTGCGGCCTCGTACATTTACTCCTGAAAGGGCTTTCGGTTTTGGTGGAGCATTCGCCGTTATTTACCCAGTCCAAGGAGCGGGAGGGTACCAGTTATTTGGTACGGCAGCAGCGCCAATTCTTGATGTTGAACAGAAGCTTTCTGATTTCGAGGAATCAATGGTGTATTTCCGCCAAGGAGATATCTTAAGGTTCCGTGATATCTCAATGGAAGAGTATGAATCCATTCGAGCTGATGTTGAAGCAGGTACCTTCCAATACCATACGAAAGAGCTGACCTTTACACCAAAAGAAGTGATGAAGTCACCAGAAGAGTTTGCTGAGAAAGTAATGGGGAGGTTATACAATGCTTAAAGTTCGTGAACCGGGGCTTATGACGACTGTACAAGATAATGGACGAAATGGATATTATGCTGTAGGAATGCCTCCATCAGGGGCGATGGATAAGTATGCATTTAAGGTAGCAAACCTTTTGGTTGGAAATGATGAAAACGCTGCCGTTTTAGAGGCCACGTATTTAGGTCCTGCAATTGAATTTCAAGAAACGACAACCATTGCCATAACAGGTGGTGAAATTCCCCCGAAGATAAATGGTGAGCAAGTACCACTATGGCAGGCAATCGCTGTTCAACAAGGTGATGTCCTTTCGTTTGATTTTGTAAAAAGCGGTGCAAGAGTCTATATTGCTGTAGCTGGTGGAATTGACGTGCCAATCAAAATGGATTCACGCTCCACCTATACACTTTGTGGAATCGGCGGCTTCGAAGGACGTGCTCTCAAAGAAGGAGACATTCTTCATGTAGGAGATGCAACAAACCAGCAGCCTGCTTTGGATATCACATTAGCTGATGATTTAATTCCAACCTACACGAATGAACATGAAATTAGAGTGATAATGGGCTTGTGTAGCTATCGGTTAACCGAAGAAAGTAAGCAAAAGTTCTTTGACACGACATGGACGGTCACACCTGATGCAAACCGCGTTGGTTATCGTTTTAAAGGAGAACCGCTTGATTTCGTACCGAGAGAACAGCCTTTTGGTGCAGGAAGTGACCCGTCGAACGTTACTGATCTCGGCTATCCGATTGGTTCAATCCAAATTCCTGCAGGCATCGAACCAATTGCCTTACTGAATGATGCTGTAACAGGTGGCGGATATGCGACCATTGCAACCATTATCAGCATAGACCTTTTCAAAATGGGACAAATTAAATCAAATGAAAAGGTGCGTTTTATCCCTGTTACATTAGATGAAGCTTTAGAAGCGCGCAAAGAATTAGATATGCAATTAAATAAAGTAAAAGAAACAATTAATCGATAATGGAGGAATCAAAATGAGTGAGAAAAAAGCAATCGTATCAGCAATTCCAGGTGTATTTTATCGAAAGCCAAGTCCAGAAAAGGATGTCTATGTAAATGAAGGTGATGAAGTGAAAGAAGGGGATATCATCGGTTTAGTAGAGGTAATGAAAAATTTCTACGAAGTGAAAGCGTCCGATGATGGTATTGTAGAATCCTTTCAAGTCGAGAGTGAAGAAGTGGTTGAAGCTGGACAAGAAGTAGCGATTCTTAAAGTGAATAAATAGAAAAAATATTTTGGGGAGAGGATTTTTAGATGAGTTATTTCAAGAAGGTTTTAATTGCGAATCGAGGCGAAATTGCAAGGAGAATCATTAAGACATGTAAGGAGCTTAACATTAAGACAGTTGCTATCTATTCTGATGCAGACAAAGAAGCCCCTTTTGTAAAGGAAGCAGATGAAGCTGTCCATATTGGTCCATCTCAAGCAAAGCAAAGTTATTTGCAGGCTAATAAAGTAATTAGCGCCGCGAAAGAAACCGGTGCAGAAGCTATTCACCCAGGCTATGGCTTTCTCTCTGAAAATGAAAAATTTGCTAGAACGTGTACGGAAGAAGGGATTACATTTATCGGGCCATCTCCAGAAGTGATTAGCTTGATGGGAAGCAAGATTGAAGCTAGAAAACAAATGGAGGCAGCTGATGTACCTGTTGTTCCTGGTTGGAGCGGTAAGATTGAAACAGAAGAACAGGCAATTGAAATTGCTGAGGATTTAGGTTATCCCGTTATGCTGAAAGCAAGTGCAGGCGGCGGTGGAATTGGTATGGAGCTTGTGAAAAACGATGAGGAGTTACGTAAAGTCTTCTCATCAACGATGCAGAAAGCGGATTCTTTCTTCGGAGATGGGAGCTTGTTCTTAGAAAAATGGATTGATAACCCACGTCACATAGAGGTTCAAGTGGCATGTGATAAACATGGAAATGCAGTCCATTTGTTTGAACGTGAATGCTCCATTCAACGCCGAAACCAGAAAATTGTTGAAGAAAGTCCGTCACCATTTTTAGATGAAGAGCTGCGTGAGCAATTATGTGAAACGGCAGTCCGTGGAGCGGCTAACATTAACTATACAAATGTCGGGACAATGGAGTTTATTTTTGACGACAATCACAACTTCTATTTCTTAGAAATGAATACTCGTCTTCAAGTTGAGCACCCAGTAACAGAACAAGTAACAGGAATTGATCTTGTGGAATGGCAGCTGAAAATCGCTGCTGGAGAGAAGCTTGATGTTGAACAAGAAGATATTAAGAAGCATGGTCATTCACTAGAAGTAAGGTTATATGCTGAAGATCCAGTGACATTCTTCCCGTCCCCTGGAACTGTGAACACGTTAGAACTGCCTAGTGAAAAGATCCGCCTCGACTTTGCGATTGAACAAGGAAGTGTTGTATCCCCATTCTATGACCCAATGGTAGGTAAGATTATTTCTGAAGGGAAAACACGAGCAGAAGCGATTCAAAATATGGAAGAAGCTTTGAATAAGGTAAAGGTCGAAGGGATTACGACAAATCTTGATTTGTTAAAAGAAATTGTTATAGATGATGATTTTAATAAAGGGCAATTCACGACGAAGTGGATTGAGAATCGTTCAAAACGAAATGCAACAGTTTAATAGAGTGAAGGAGGTATAAGGGAGATGAAGATTGATTTAAATTGTGATATGGGCGAAAGCTTTGCACTGTATGAAATGGGCAATGATGAAGAAATGATGAAGTATATTACGTCAGCTAACATTGCTTGCGGTTATCATGCTGGTGATCCACACACAATAAGAAAAACCGTGGCATTAGCAAAAGAATATGATGTTGGAATTGGAGCACACCCCGCGTTTCCTGATTTAATGGGGTTTGGCAGAAGGTATATGAATGCAACACCAGAGGAGATTAAAGACTATATTACGTATCAGCTTGGAGCCTTAAGAGAATTTGCTAAATTATATGATACGGATATTCAACACTGTAAGCCTCATGGCGCCCTCTATATGATGGCAATGGAGGATGAAAAGATTGCAAGAGCGATTTTAGAAGGGTTATATAAGGTTGACCCGCGGATGATTGTGTTTGCGATGAATAACTCAGCAGTTGAAGCAGTAGGCAAACAAATGGGAATGAGAATTGCGAAAGAGGTATACTCAGACAGGGAGCATACAGCAACGGGTTCAATTGTTTTAACGAGAAAAGGCTCGGCGATTGCAGATTATGAACAGATGGCAAACAGGGTTGTTCGAATGGTGAAAGAAGGAAAAGTGAAGGCACATACTGGCGAAGACGCAGACATTGTAGCTGAAACAGTATGTATTCACGGAGATACACCAGGTGCGCCCGAGTTAGCAAAAGCAATCACAGACGCATTAAAGAAGAACGACATTCAGATTACTTCAATTAAAGAAATGATCTAACCACAATTTCTTTTGCTACAATGCCCCTATGAGCAGGCAGTTTATACAGAGGCTGCTTGCTCCATTTTCACTACAATAAATAACGACATAGAAAAACTAATAACAACACAAGGGGGGCTTCAATTGATCTTGTGGGGAGACATTCTACAGCCAATCCCATTAAAGCTAAGTAAAAACAGTACAATAGAAGAGGCTTTAACACTATTCAAAGAAAACCATTGTGAGCTTGGGTTTGTCTATGAAGATAATGAAGTACTCGGATATGTAGATTACAATGCAATTATTGAGCAACTAGTAGATACGAAGTCATGGCAACAAACGATTCAATATAAAGATGATATTTTGAAAGTACCGAATCACTCCCCAGTCGAATTTTATTTCAACTCTTCTGTCTATTTAGGAGAAGCATCAGGAGAATATTCAGGATATATTACACAAACGGACGCCCTTAATAAAGTAAATGAATTAAAACTTCTACAAATCAACAAAAGTATCGATAGTGCTGAGATCGGAATTATTACAATGGATTGTGATTACCAAGTAACATTTATGAATGGTACGGCAGAAAATATTATTGGCTTGTCCCGCTCTTTCTTAATTCACCGCAATTATCGACAATTGATCCGTATGGATGAGGATATAAGCAAGGTTTTGAATGGTCAACAGTTGATGAATGTCAGGACTCAATTTAATTTCAAAGTGATGAATGGTCACCTGTCCCCTATTTATGAAAAAGGAAAAGTTATTGGTATTGTTCATATTTTTCATCTACAGAAGCAATTAGAAGAAACGGCGAAGGAATTAGAATTCGTTAGAGAGTTAAATGAGGATTTAAAGGCTATTTACTCCGCTTCTAATGAGCAGATTCTTGTCATCGACCGTTCTGGAGAGATTAAACGGTTAGCTGGTACATTTCTTCATAAATTTTGGGGAGAACAGAATGAGAAAGATATTGTTGGTGTGAATGTCTACGACCTTGAACAAGCTGGAATCTTTAGTCCGAACATTTTTGAGATGTGTTTGCAGGAGAAGAAGAAAGTGTCTCTTGTCCAGCATACAACAAAAGGGAACCGAGTTTGGTCAACAGCAACACCAATTTTTGATGAACAAAATATCAAGAAGGTAGTCATTATTTCACGGGATATTACATCATTAGATCGATTGAAAGAAAAGTTAGGTGCAGAGAGTCCAGTAGAAGATGCTACTGCAAGAGAGGAAC is from Bacillus tianshenii and encodes:
- a CDS encoding carboxyltransferase domain-containing protein; its protein translation is MAEKTEPTIRYEHGGDEFVFVELSESMTLEAMFKGMAITNKLSEQQLPGIIDICPGNASYMIRVNPDVLHPNDLIQELKEIEASLSDYEDIQIHSRLVDVPVLFEDPWTHEALMRFRDNHQDPESTDLEYSARINGFESKEALIQNIVDFPFLVSMLGFVPGLPFTFQLTSQDKQIEVPKYVRPRTFTPERAFGFGGAFAVIYPVQGAGGYQLFGTAAAPILDVEQKLSDFEESMVYFRQGDILRFRDISMEEYESIRADVEAGTFQYHTKELTFTPKEVMKSPEEFAEKVMGRLYNA
- a CDS encoding biotin-dependent carboxyltransferase family protein; protein product: MLKVREPGLMTTVQDNGRNGYYAVGMPPSGAMDKYAFKVANLLVGNDENAAVLEATYLGPAIEFQETTTIAITGGEIPPKINGEQVPLWQAIAVQQGDVLSFDFVKSGARVYIAVAGGIDVPIKMDSRSTYTLCGIGGFEGRALKEGDILHVGDATNQQPALDITLADDLIPTYTNEHEIRVIMGLCSYRLTEESKQKFFDTTWTVTPDANRVGYRFKGEPLDFVPREQPFGAGSDPSNVTDLGYPIGSIQIPAGIEPIALLNDAVTGGGYATIATIISIDLFKMGQIKSNEKVRFIPVTLDEALEARKELDMQLNKVKETINR
- a CDS encoding acetyl-CoA carboxylase, which gives rise to MSEKKAIVSAIPGVFYRKPSPEKDVYVNEGDEVKEGDIIGLVEVMKNFYEVKASDDGIVESFQVESEEVVEAGQEVAILKVNK
- a CDS encoding acetyl-CoA carboxylase biotin carboxylase subunit is translated as MSYFKKVLIANRGEIARRIIKTCKELNIKTVAIYSDADKEAPFVKEADEAVHIGPSQAKQSYLQANKVISAAKETGAEAIHPGYGFLSENEKFARTCTEEGITFIGPSPEVISLMGSKIEARKQMEAADVPVVPGWSGKIETEEQAIEIAEDLGYPVMLKASAGGGGIGMELVKNDEELRKVFSSTMQKADSFFGDGSLFLEKWIDNPRHIEVQVACDKHGNAVHLFERECSIQRRNQKIVEESPSPFLDEELREQLCETAVRGAANINYTNVGTMEFIFDDNHNFYFLEMNTRLQVEHPVTEQVTGIDLVEWQLKIAAGEKLDVEQEDIKKHGHSLEVRLYAEDPVTFFPSPGTVNTLELPSEKIRLDFAIEQGSVVSPFYDPMVGKIISEGKTRAEAIQNMEEALNKVKVEGITTNLDLLKEIVIDDDFNKGQFTTKWIENRSKRNATV
- a CDS encoding 5-oxoprolinase subunit PxpA produces the protein MKIDLNCDMGESFALYEMGNDEEMMKYITSANIACGYHAGDPHTIRKTVALAKEYDVGIGAHPAFPDLMGFGRRYMNATPEEIKDYITYQLGALREFAKLYDTDIQHCKPHGALYMMAMEDEKIARAILEGLYKVDPRMIVFAMNNSAVEAVGKQMGMRIAKEVYSDREHTATGSIVLTRKGSAIADYEQMANRVVRMVKEGKVKAHTGEDADIVAETVCIHGDTPGAPELAKAITDALKKNDIQITSIKEMI
- a CDS encoding sigma 54-interacting transcriptional regulator, giving the protein MILWGDILQPIPLKLSKNSTIEEALTLFKENHCELGFVYEDNEVLGYVDYNAIIEQLVDTKSWQQTIQYKDDILKVPNHSPVEFYFNSSVYLGEASGEYSGYITQTDALNKVNELKLLQINKSIDSAEIGIITMDCDYQVTFMNGTAENIIGLSRSFLIHRNYRQLIRMDEDISKVLNGQQLMNVRTQFNFKVMNGHLSPIYEKGKVIGIVHIFHLQKQLEETAKELEFVRELNEDLKAIYSASNEQILVIDRSGEIKRLAGTFLHKFWGEQNEKDIVGVNVYDLEQAGIFSPNIFEMCLQEKKKVSLVQHTTKGNRVWSTATPIFDEQNIKKVVIISRDITSLDRLKEKLGAESPVEDATAREEHQKKTLIYKSKVMSDLVSEMKQIAEVDSTILLFGESGVGKEVFAQHIHAHSSRKEKPIVSMNCGAIPENLLESELFGYEKGAFTGAVASKQGLFELANGGTLFLDEITELPLNMQVKLLRALQEREIVRVGGIKTINIDVRVIATTNRDIKKMVKEKKFREDLYYRINVIPMLIPPLRQRKEDIVSLSLHFLQQINNAYKKEKSLSREALLLMESYRWPGNVRELQNVIERLAVTTKDKVITQEDVLRIFYNKGDNEQDSKIFVSEVIPLKNAVKELEGQLISLAMQKYGTAAEAAKVLKISPATISRRINSLLK